The Kribbella jejuensis genome segment TTGCTCGTGGCCGTCCTGCTCCTGCCCGGCTTGCTGCTGGCGGGCCCGCTTCCGGCGGAGATGCTTCCGGCGGGCTGGGGTTCAGTGGCGCGGCTGCGGGCAGGGGCGCAGCAGGTGGCCTGCTGGAGCAGTTCGGGCCGCCGGATGATGAGTGGTTGGAGGCTGCTGGGCCCGAGGATCGCGAGCCGGTTTCGGATCCTTTCGATGCGCGAGTGGGCGGCCTGGATCCGCGGCGCGATCCGGCTGAAGGTGCGCCGATGACTCCTGCGGCGCTCCAAGCCCTCCGCGCCCGGCTCGCGCAGGTCAAGCAGGACGCTTATCGCGAACCGAGCCGGCGCGGCCGACGGGACGGCGCGGACAACGGACAGATACGTCCGGGGAAGACCGAGGTCGTGGTGCATCTGACCGATCACACCCTCGCGACCGGCACCGGCGTACTACGCGCCGAAGGTATTGGACCTCTTCTGGCCGCCCAACTCAGCGAACTCATCGGCCACGGACCGTACGTCGTGAAACCCGTCATCGACCTCAACGACGCCGTCAGCGTGAACGCTTACGAGATCCCCACCCGCATCCGCGAACGCGTCAAGCTCATCCACCCCGTCGAACTCTTCCCGTACGGGACCCGCGAAACGACCAACACCATCGACCTCGACCACATCGAGCCCTACGACCCACTCGGTCCACCTGGGCAGACGAGTACGGCCAATCTTGCGCCACTGGGGCGGTTCGGGCATCGGGTGAAGACGCATGCCCGTGGCTGGAGCGTGCGCCGGGTTGACGACAGGACCATCGAATGGACCACGCCTCACGGCTTCAGGTTCCGCGTTGACCCGAACGGGACACATCGGGTGGACCCTCGGATCGATCAGACTGCCGTACACAGCTCAGTCAGGAGGACGAATGCCGCGACTGATGATCCGTAACGTCTCGGTCCTTGTCGTTCCGGAGCAGGGGGAGTGCCGCGTCGACGATGCGCAGGACGTCCACGTCCAGGATGACCTGATCGTTGCGATCACCCCCACCGATCCGAGCGACCAAGCGGATGAGGTCATCGACGGGACCGGGCTGCTGGCAATGCCGGGACTGGTGAACTCGCATACGCACAGTCCGATGGTGATGATGCGCGGAGCCGCGGAGGATCTGGCGATCGAGGACTGGTTCAACCAGCGCATCTGGCCGATGGAGGTGAACCTGACGCCGGAGCGGGTGCGGGTCGGCGCGCGGCTGGCGTGTGCGGAGATGCTGCTCGGTGGCGTGACCATGTTCGTCGATCACTACTTCCACGCTGACCAGATCGCCGCAGCCGCGATCGAGTCGGGCATCCGGGCGGACCTCGCGCCGACCTTCTTTTCCTCGATGGAGAAGGGGACCGAGGCAGCCCTCGATGCGACCCGTGCGCTCGCGCGTCTGCATCCGCGGATCACCGCGTGCCTTGGGCCGCATGCGACGTACACGGTGAACGAGGACGATTTGCGGCGTGCGGCGGAGGTCGCGCGGGACGAGGGATTCCGGATCCACCTGCACGCGGCGGAGACCGACGACCAGACGCAGGCGTCGCTGGACAAGTACGGGGCCACGCCGATCCAGGTGCTCGAGCGTACCGGGGTGCTCGATGCCGGCGTACTGATCGCGCACGGGTGCGGGATCCGGGTGACTGATCTCGCAATCCTGGAGCGGTACGCCGACCGTACGGCGGTGGCGTCCTGTCCGAAGGTGTACCTCAAGCTCGCGATGGGTGAGGTCACGCCGATCAAGGGACTCCAGGCAGCGGGTGTGAGCGTAGGTGTCGGGACCGACGGCGCCGCGGTACACAACACGCTCGACGTCTGGGAGGCGATCCGCATGGTCGCTCTCACCCAAAAGCAACGCGAGAACGACGCCGAGTGGATGACGATCTCAGACACGCTCCGTCTCGCGACGAGGGGGAGTGCGGCGGCGGCAGGTCTCACGGGCAAGGTGGGCGTGCTGGAGGTCGGCCATCAGGCCGACGTGGCGCTCGTGGATCTCAGCGGACCGCACAACCAGCCGCTCCACGATCCGCGGGCGGCCCTTGTGTACTCGGTCAGAGCCAGCGACGTCGTCACGGTCCTCGTTGCCGGGCAGATTGTCGTACGCGATCGCCGGCTCACCACGATGGATCTCGACGAGGTCGTGGCCGATGCGCGGTCCCTCGCACACACCCTCGTCGATTTGTCTGCTGGGGGCGCCGTCCAGCATTACGACCCCTAAGCCCTTTGGTACGCCGGTACGCGGGTACGCCGGTACGCCGGCGTGACGCCCGCGTGTGGGGTCGGCGTGGTCGGGATGTGGCTTCACCGGAGGGTTCGCGCTGGCCACCGCGGGCTAGGGCGGTGGAGGCGCGAGCGGTCAGCCGGCGGTCGGGTACGTCGCCTCGCGGCTGTGTCGACGCCGTTTCGGTGAGCGCGACGCTGCGCCGTGACGGAGGCGTCTCGCCGCAAGAACTCGACAAGCTCAAACGGATCCGGACCGACGGGGCTTTGCGTTCCCGGATGCAGTCGGCAGGACCGGAGGGGTGTGGTCCAGCCGGGCCGGAGGGGTGCGGTCCGGCCACGGGCGGACGGGGGTGGTACAGCCGGACCGGAGGGCGTGTGGTCCGGCTACGAGCGGAGGGGTGCGGTTCAGCCGGGCCGGAGCGGTGTGGTCCGGCCACGGGCGGACGGGGGTGGTTCAGCCGGACCGGAGGGCGTGTGGTCCGGCTACGAGCGGACGGTGCGGTTCAGCCGGGCCGGAGCGGTGTGGTCCGGCCACGAGCTGATGGTGCGGGTGAGCCGGACCGGAGGGGTGTGGTCCGGCCACGAGCAAGGGTGCGGCTCAGTTAGACCGGAGGGGTGCGGTTCAGCCAGACGGGAGCGAAGCTGGAGGGGATCGTGACGCTGCGTGCGCGGGTCGGCGACGCGGGGGAGGAGATCGCGCGCAGGTGTTGCTGCGGCAGTTGTGTGGCCCTGGCTGGCTGGCTCCAGGCCCGGTGAACCTGAGGGGCCCGCGCAGCGCACGCGGCGCGCTCATCTGGGCCTGGGCGAAGATCGGCCGACGTCGTCGCGCCCACACCGGGGGATCGACGGAGCATCCGTCTGCGATGGGCTGATGACGGTGTGTGGGGAAATGCAAAGATCGCGTTGGGTAAGTCGAACGGTGTGATTCGGGGGCGCGCTTGCGGGGAAGTCTCACGTTGTCCGGGGGTTGTTTGTTGCTGTCCGCGAGGCTGGGGGAACGGTGGGTGACACCATCATTTTTCCTCTGGTCCTGGGTACCGGACACGTGGCACGATCGGCCACCGAGGCACCACAGGGGACTGGACGAGTGAGGCTGCATGAACGGGCGGACTGCGGAGGACAACCGGCTCCCGGTGAACGGGACCGCGAGTACGAACGGAACCACCAACGGTCACGGTCCGCAACCAGCCGCTAACCTCGGTGCACCGGCCGAGTGGCGTTCGGGGCAGCAGATCGCCGAGATCAAGCCGCCGAAGTCGGAGTGGCTGTCCGAGGTTCGCGACCGTCCACGGGACCCGAACGGGACGACGCTGCGCCAGTTCAACACCCCGGTCCGGGTCGACGAGATCGCGGTCGCCGCGATGACGCTCGCCGAGGACCTGCACGCGGCGACGCAGAACATGCCCGAGTCCGTCGAGCTGCGGCGGTTCCGCCGAGAGCTCGACCAGGCCGCGACGACGTTCCGCGATATCGCCAGCAAGCTGGAAGTCACCGCGGGCAAGCTCGTCCGGCTCGCGGCGAACGAAGGCCAGGCGTGCGGTGTCGGCTGGGGTGTCTGCCCCGAGCACGGCCTGACGTTGATGAACATGGGCGAGACCGCCACCTGCCACGTGCTCGGCTGCGGCCGCGAGAACGTGGGCGAGGTCGAGCGCTGCGAACACCCGGTCGCGTACCGGGTCGTCGACGCGGCCGGCCCGTCACTGCTCACCTGTGCCGGCCACGCCATCGCCTGCCGCCTGTACTTCGACAGCCCGGTCATCACCGCCACCGCCGACAGCATGGAGCTGTTCTAGTCGGCAAAAGTCCGGCAACAATCTGCAAGAACTTCACTGCAACGGACCTCTTGACGTCAAACCAGCCTGAACTTAGTTTGTTGGATCAACAGACAAAGTCGACGGAGAGGTTGCCGCCATGGCGATTCGGGGTGTTGCCGCCGATCACGTGACGTTGCGCCGCAACAATCTCTCGGTCGTACTCCGGCATGTCCACGACCTCGGCCCGCGCTCGAGAGCACGGATCGCCGAGGAGACCGGTCTCAACAAAGCCACCGTCAGCAGCCTGGTCGCCGAGCTCGTCGATCGCGGCCTGCTCCGCGAGGGCTCCGCTGACTCCAGCCGCGCCCTCGGCCGCCCGGGACAGCTCGTCGAACTCGACGGCACCGGCGTCTGCGGAGTCGGCGCCGAGATCAACGTGGACTACCTCGCCGTCGTCGCCCTCGACCTCACCGGCAACGTCGTGTTCGAGAAGCGCGTACCGGTGGACGTCGCGCACCTCGGACCCGACACAACCCTCGACCGGTTCGCCGAACTCGTCCAAGAAGCCGTCGCCGCGGTACATGCACGCCAAGGGCAACTGGCCGGCGTCACGCTCGCCGTACCGGGTCTGGTCGAAGGCGAGACCGGCGAGTTGAAGCTCGCCCCGAACCTGGGCTGGACAGAAGTGTCCGTCGCCAAGGAAATGCGCGCCCGCCTCGGCGAACCGACGTACCCGCTGCATGTGGAGAACGAGGCGAACCTCGCGACCCTGGCCGCGTACGCCGAACTGCGCGAGCACGATCTCGTACTCCTCACCGGCGCCGTCGGTGTCGGTGGTGGCGTGGTCTCCGGCGGCCAACTGCTCCGCGGCGCGCACGGCTACAGCGGCGAGGTCGGCCACATGCCGGTCGCGCCGCCCGGGCAGACCTGCGGCTGCGGCCGTACCGGTTGCTGGGAGACCGTCGTCGGCCTGACCGCATTGTTGCGCAAGGCAACGGATCGCGACGACCCGGTCCGGGATCCGTCGCTGGACGTCGAGCAGCGACTGGCCGGCATCGTGCAGCGCGCCGAGGCGGGCGACGTACGGACCCTCGACGCGTTGAAGGACGTCGGTACCTGGCTGGGCATCGGGGGCGCGATCCTGGTGAACATCCTGAACCCGGCGGTGCTCGTCCTCGGCGGGTACTTCGCCGTACTCGGACCGTGGCTGGAAGAACCGCTGGAGAAGGCGCTCCGCGGACGCGTGCTCGCGCCGGAGGGCGGCGGTTGCCGGGTGGTCCGTTCCGACCTGGGCTTCGGCGCAGCCGTCCGCGGCGGCGCGCAGATCTGTCTCGATCAAGTATTCGCCGACCCGACACAGCTAGGAGAGTCATGACCGAACGAAGTGAGGTCATCAATTCAATACAGTCGACTCGTGCCTCATCGGCGCCCGGAGCGAAGCGAGGACGCCGATGAGTGACCTGGGCATCGGCCTGATCGGCTACGCGTTCATGGGCGCGGCCCACTCGCAGGCCTGGCGGAGCGCACCGCGCTTTTTCGACCTGCCCCTCGACCCGCAGCTGAACGTCCTCTGCGGCCGGAACGCCGACGCGGTCGAAGCAGCACGAGTCAAGCTCGGCTGGAAGGAGACCGAGACCGACTGGCGCAAGCTGCTGAGTCGCGACGACGTCCAGCTGATCGACGTCTGTACGCCGGGCGACAGCCACGCGGAGATCGCGATCGCCGCCCTCGAGGCCGGCAAGCACGTGCTGTGCGAGAAGCCGCTGGCGAACACCGTCGAAGAGGCCGAGGCGATGACCGCCGCGGCGGAAGCCGCCAAGGCGAAGGGGATCCGGTCGATGGTCGGGTTCACCTACCGCAGAGTGCCGGCGATCGCACTGGCCAGGCAGCTCGTTGCCGAGGGCAAGATCGGGACGATCCGGCACGTCCGCGCGCAGTACCTGCAGGACTGGATCGCCGACCCGGAGGCACCGCTGTCCTGGCGGCTGGACAAGGCCAAGGCCGGCTCCGGTGCGCTCGGCGACATCGGCGCGCACATCGTCGACATGACGCAGTACATCAC includes the following:
- a CDS encoding amidohydrolase: MPRLMIRNVSVLVVPEQGECRVDDAQDVHVQDDLIVAITPTDPSDQADEVIDGTGLLAMPGLVNSHTHSPMVMMRGAAEDLAIEDWFNQRIWPMEVNLTPERVRVGARLACAEMLLGGVTMFVDHYFHADQIAAAAIESGIRADLAPTFFSSMEKGTEAALDATRALARLHPRITACLGPHATYTVNEDDLRRAAEVARDEGFRIHLHAAETDDQTQASLDKYGATPIQVLERTGVLDAGVLIAHGCGIRVTDLAILERYADRTAVASCPKVYLKLAMGEVTPIKGLQAAGVSVGVGTDGAAVHNTLDVWEAIRMVALTQKQRENDAEWMTISDTLRLATRGSAAAAGLTGKVGVLEVGHQADVALVDLSGPHNQPLHDPRAALVYSVRASDVVTVLVAGQIVVRDRRLTTMDLDEVVADARSLAHTLVDLSAGGAVQHYDP
- a CDS encoding ROK family transcriptional regulator, with the protein product MAIRGVAADHVTLRRNNLSVVLRHVHDLGPRSRARIAEETGLNKATVSSLVAELVDRGLLREGSADSSRALGRPGQLVELDGTGVCGVGAEINVDYLAVVALDLTGNVVFEKRVPVDVAHLGPDTTLDRFAELVQEAVAAVHARQGQLAGVTLAVPGLVEGETGELKLAPNLGWTEVSVAKEMRARLGEPTYPLHVENEANLATLAAYAELREHDLVLLTGAVGVGGGVVSGGQLLRGAHGYSGEVGHMPVAPPGQTCGCGRTGCWETVVGLTALLRKATDRDDPVRDPSLDVEQRLAGIVQRAEAGDVRTLDALKDVGTWLGIGGAILVNILNPAVLVLGGYFAVLGPWLEEPLEKALRGRVLAPEGGGCRVVRSDLGFGAAVRGGAQICLDQVFADPTQLGES
- a CDS encoding Gfo/Idh/MocA family protein translates to MSDLGIGLIGYAFMGAAHSQAWRSAPRFFDLPLDPQLNVLCGRNADAVEAARVKLGWKETETDWRKLLSRDDVQLIDVCTPGDSHAEIAIAALEAGKHVLCEKPLANTVEEAEAMTAAAEAAKAKGIRSMVGFTYRRVPAIALARQLVAEGKIGTIRHVRAQYLQDWIADPEAPLSWRLDKAKAGSGALGDIGAHIVDMTQYITGDTIGEVSARLETFVKERPVAAEHSGLSGTAGTERGPVTVDDAAVFLATFRSGALGVFEATRFATGRKNAIRIEINGSEGSLAFDFEDMNLLHYYDAGDDARTAGFRRILATEPDHPYVGAWWPPGHLLGYEHGFTHQAVDLVTAIADGTDPAPSFADGLQVQRVLAAVEASSNSRQWQEIAG